In Dehalogenimonas etheniformans, one genomic interval encodes:
- a CDS encoding DUF488 family protein has product MDLPEKTPLEQRKGKNYWNSSHFCSEPDFFTIGYSGHTIQSFINTLKAAGVVTLVDVRYLPVSRFKPAFSKTNLKNALEANGILYSHRPEWGIPREIRAFSIGKQSRGDIWLWYDSNVLPKIAGDNLNVFFNSLEHPVAFMCMELDPTECHRHRIFLGLERIGLGGRDL; this is encoded by the coding sequence TTGGATCTTCCTGAAAAAACCCCTCTTGAACAACGCAAAGGGAAAAATTATTGGAATAGTTCTCATTTTTGCTCCGAGCCTGATTTTTTCACAATTGGTTATTCTGGTCATACCATCCAAAGTTTCATTAATACTCTAAAAGCAGCAGGTGTCGTCACATTAGTCGATGTTAGGTATTTACCTGTGAGCCGATTTAAGCCAGCGTTTAGTAAAACCAATTTAAAAAATGCTCTTGAGGCTAATGGGATCCTTTACAGTCATCGCCCCGAATGGGGTATTCCCCGTGAAATCAGAGCCTTCAGCATTGGGAAGCAGTCTCGTGGTGATATTTGGCTTTGGTACGATTCTAACGTTTTGCCCAAAATCGCCGGTGATAATCTTAATGTATTTTTTAACTCACTTGAGCATCCCGTTGCATTTATGTGCATGGAGCTTGATCCGACAGAATGCCACAGGCATAGGATTTTTTTAGGCCTCGAACGAATAGGGTTGGGTGGGCGTGACCTTTAG
- the dgt gene encoding dGTP triphosphohydrolase has translation MTATWKQLLCKDRPRESTNPKDHRTEFERDYDRTIFSTPVKRLQDKAQVFPLEPNDAVRTRLTHSLEVSSVSRGLGISVGQWLLKEDHVSSGMERLIEAICSTCGLIHDLGNPPFGHSGEDAIRDWFKTRFGDDKLTKFLADRNELAQDFLLFDGNAQSLRLLTKLQILADFNGLNLTFGTLSASCKYTASSNEVNKEGIDHAKSKLGFFTSETNIVQNIRERSGTGNARNPLTYLIEAADDIVYSVADIEDAVKKGIVRWSDIDDCLVSKHDANIKSAIEGMVTILKAGKDKVDDNLPGYTYASAFRTAAIQVMVSSVIKVFISRYDEIMAGDYRNELIKDCDASALVEELKSIGQKKVYCTSSNLKLELMGHHVICDLMDIFWEGARNLPLDRLPKTSSFEGKVGALFSDNYRQVFLNSVQTLPELPQNYHRLQLMTDYICGMTDTFAKRLHTELTNG, from the coding sequence ATGACTGCAACTTGGAAACAACTTTTGTGCAAAGACAGACCGCGTGAGTCAACAAACCCTAAAGATCATAGAACCGAATTTGAGAGAGACTACGATAGAACAATTTTTTCTACACCAGTCAAAAGGCTTCAAGATAAGGCTCAGGTATTTCCTCTCGAGCCTAACGACGCGGTAAGAACAAGATTAACGCATTCTCTCGAAGTATCTTCAGTCTCACGCGGGCTTGGTATTTCTGTTGGACAGTGGCTCCTCAAAGAAGACCACGTTTCGAGCGGAATGGAGAGGTTAATTGAAGCAATTTGTAGCACGTGCGGTTTAATTCATGACTTGGGGAATCCTCCGTTCGGACATAGCGGTGAAGATGCTATTCGTGATTGGTTCAAGACGAGATTTGGTGACGATAAACTTACAAAATTTCTGGCCGATAGAAATGAACTCGCCCAAGATTTTTTGCTATTTGATGGGAATGCTCAATCCTTGCGACTATTGACCAAGCTCCAAATCCTCGCGGACTTCAATGGCCTCAATTTGACGTTTGGGACTCTTTCTGCATCATGTAAGTATACTGCTTCCTCTAATGAGGTTAATAAGGAAGGAATAGATCACGCGAAGTCCAAACTAGGATTTTTTACGTCGGAAACAAACATTGTGCAAAATATTAGAGAACGCTCGGGGACTGGAAACGCAAGAAACCCCCTAACTTACCTAATTGAGGCTGCAGACGACATCGTTTACTCGGTCGCTGACATCGAAGACGCTGTAAAAAAGGGGATTGTACGCTGGAGCGATATCGATGATTGTTTAGTCAGTAAACATGATGCAAATATTAAATCCGCCATCGAAGGTATGGTCACAATATTGAAGGCTGGAAAAGATAAGGTTGATGATAATCTGCCAGGCTATACTTATGCATCAGCATTCCGTACTGCTGCCATTCAGGTAATGGTAAGTTCAGTAATAAAGGTATTCATCTCCCGATATGATGAAATTATGGCGGGTGATTATAGAAATGAATTAATCAAAGATTGTGATGCATCTGCCCTAGTTGAGGAATTGAAGTCCATTGGGCAAAAAAAAGTGTACTGCACCTCATCAAATTTAAAATTGGAATTAATGGGTCACCATGTAATTTGTGATCTTATGGATATTTTTTGGGAAGGAGCGAGAAACTTACCTCTAGATAGATTGCCAAAGACAAGCTCATTTGAGGGTAAAGTCGGAGCGCTATTTTCTGATAACTATCGTCAAGTGTTCTTGAATTCTGTTCAGACATTACCTGAGCTACCCCAAAACTATCATCGGTTGCAACTTATGACCGACTATATATGCGGTATGACGGATACGTTCGCTAAGAGATTACACACCGAACTAACAAATGGATAG
- the mnmA gene encoding tRNA 2-thiouridine(34) synthase MnmA: MFSHQNYVVSMIMPKVLVALSGGVDSAVTAALLKDDGYEVTGIMMKIYKGHGPTADTRTRHGCYGPGESEDIEDARKVAEKLDIPLEIFDLSREYESDILGYFEAEYQAGRTPNPCIRCNQGIKLGILIDRARSSGLDFDFVATGHYARSEYDNLSGRYQLLRARDLNKDQTYFLSSLSQDQLKIIRFPLGELTKEEVRGLAEKYELPVADKAESQNFIAGGYGQLLKGKTDNGLILDANGKQVGTHPGVAFFTIGQRHGLGLSGAEPLYVTEIDPIRNSLTVGDKVSLMRSSVLVQDLNWISVERIKVRLGAGVKIRSSGKMVSVLLEPEGTDRVMVLFKEPQIAPAPGQTVVFYDDDRVLGSGVMT, encoded by the coding sequence ATATTTTCCCATCAAAACTATGTTGTATCAATGATTATGCCAAAGGTTCTCGTTGCCTTGAGCGGTGGCGTCGATTCGGCCGTGACTGCGGCTCTGCTCAAGGATGACGGCTACGAAGTCACCGGCATCATGATGAAAATATACAAGGGTCATGGACCGACTGCGGACACCCGAACGAGGCACGGCTGTTACGGACCCGGCGAATCCGAGGATATCGAAGATGCCCGCAAAGTGGCTGAGAAGCTGGATATTCCCCTGGAAATTTTCGATCTCAGCCGTGAATACGAGTCGGACATTCTGGGATATTTTGAAGCAGAATATCAGGCTGGCAGGACGCCAAATCCTTGTATTCGCTGTAACCAGGGCATTAAGTTGGGTATTCTCATCGATAGAGCTCGAAGTTCCGGACTGGATTTTGATTTCGTCGCCACGGGGCACTATGCCCGCTCAGAATATGACAATCTTTCCGGTCGTTACCAACTCCTTCGCGCCCGTGATCTAAACAAAGATCAGACTTATTTTCTATCAAGTTTGTCGCAAGATCAGCTCAAGATTATCCGATTCCCTCTTGGAGAACTTACCAAAGAAGAGGTGCGGGGATTGGCTGAGAAATACGAATTACCGGTAGCCGATAAAGCCGAAAGTCAGAATTTTATTGCCGGGGGTTACGGCCAACTCTTGAAAGGCAAAACTGATAATGGACTGATTCTGGATGCGAATGGAAAACAAGTGGGTACTCATCCTGGAGTGGCGTTCTTCACGATCGGCCAGCGTCACGGATTAGGTCTTAGCGGTGCAGAACCATTATACGTAACAGAAATTGACCCGATACGGAATAGTCTTACAGTCGGAGATAAAGTCTCGCTAATGCGTTCCAGTGTCCTCGTGCAAGACCTGAATTGGATCTCAGTCGAACGAATTAAGGTTCGTTTAGGAGCAGGCGTAAAAATCCGATCCTCGGGTAAGATGGTTTCTGTGTTGTTAGAACCTGAAGGGACTGATCGAGTGATGGTTCTCTTCAAAGAACCTCAGATTGCACCAGCGCCAGGTCAGACGGTAGTTTTTTACGATGACGACCGAGTCTTAGGGTCTGGAGTTATGACATGA
- the nifU gene encoding Fe-S cluster assembly scaffold protein NifU, with translation MANIGPAAYSPLVIDHVRNPRNIGEMENPDGIGRVGNPICGDVMELYIKVKDGVITDASFKTFGCGAAIATSSMVTEMVKGKTIAEALEISNRTVAEALGGLPPVKMHCSVLAEEALKKALENYYERRGEKPPLEVTVSDHHH, from the coding sequence ATGGCAAATATTGGACCCGCAGCCTATAGCCCCCTGGTGATAGATCACGTCAGAAATCCGCGCAACATCGGTGAAATGGAGAATCCCGATGGCATCGGCCGGGTAGGCAACCCTATATGCGGCGATGTCATGGAGCTCTATATCAAGGTCAAGGACGGCGTCATCACCGATGCATCCTTCAAGACTTTCGGCTGCGGAGCTGCCATCGCCACCAGTTCAATGGTGACGGAAATGGTCAAGGGCAAGACCATCGCTGAGGCGCTGGAAATCTCCAACCGGACAGTGGCCGAAGCCCTGGGCGGCCTGCCGCCGGTGAAAATGCATTGCTCAGTCTTGGCGGAGGAAGCCTTGAAGAAAGCCCTTGAAAACTACTACGAACGTCGAGGCGAAAAGCCTCCGCTCGAGGTAACAGTGTCCGACCATCACCATTAA
- the nifS gene encoding cysteine desulfurase NifS produces MKQVYLDNAATTPVDPRVKAAILPYLEDLYGNPSSVHSAGQNVRAAVEEARSKVAALINARSDETYFTSGGTESDNWALKGTAWAKADKGNHIITSAIEHHAVIESCQYLSKHGFDITLIPVDKFGLVDPDDVKNAITPKTILISVMHANNEIGTIQPVEAIGKIARERGVLFHVDAVQTAGHLPIKVNDFNIDLLSISSHKLYGPKGAGAMYIRKGVRIESLLSGGSQERGKRPGTENVPGIIGFGAAAEIAQTEMSAEAERLTILRDRLIRELLARIPDSHLNGHPTLRLPNNINISFDYVEGESLLLNLDFEGICASTGSACSSSSLEPSHVLLACGKIAEEAHGSLRFSLGKSTEVEDIDTVVEALPRIVNKLRAMSPLTPRAAH; encoded by the coding sequence ATGAAACAGGTATATCTGGATAACGCGGCAACGACGCCGGTCGACCCAAGGGTTAAGGCAGCCATTTTGCCCTATCTCGAAGATTTATACGGTAACCCATCATCCGTGCACAGCGCCGGGCAAAACGTCCGCGCTGCAGTGGAGGAAGCGCGCAGCAAGGTTGCGGCACTCATCAATGCCCGTTCCGATGAAACATATTTCACCAGCGGCGGCACCGAGTCCGATAACTGGGCGCTCAAGGGTACGGCCTGGGCCAAGGCCGACAAGGGCAATCACATCATCACCAGCGCTATCGAGCACCATGCAGTCATTGAAAGCTGCCAGTACCTTTCCAAACATGGTTTCGATATTACATTGATCCCTGTGGATAAATTCGGATTGGTCGACCCCGACGATGTGAAAAACGCCATCACCCCAAAAACCATCCTGATCTCGGTCATGCACGCCAATAACGAGATCGGCACGATCCAGCCGGTGGAAGCTATCGGCAAGATCGCCCGGGAGCGCGGAGTTCTCTTCCATGTCGATGCAGTGCAAACTGCCGGGCACCTTCCGATAAAAGTCAATGACTTTAATATTGACCTGCTGTCGATTTCAAGCCACAAGCTCTACGGACCGAAGGGCGCCGGCGCCATGTATATCAGAAAAGGTGTCCGGATAGAATCCCTACTATCCGGGGGCAGCCAGGAGCGCGGTAAGCGTCCCGGCACTGAGAACGTGCCCGGCATCATCGGTTTCGGCGCCGCAGCCGAAATTGCCCAAACTGAAATGAGCGCCGAAGCCGAGAGGCTAACCATTCTCCGCGACAGACTGATCAGAGAACTACTGGCTCGTATCCCGGATTCACACCTCAACGGCCATCCAACTTTGCGGTTGCCCAACAACATCAACATCTCCTTTGATTACGTCGAGGGAGAATCGCTCCTCCTTAACCTGGATTTTGAAGGCATCTGCGCGTCCACGGGCTCAGCCTGCTCTTCTTCATCTCTGGAACCTTCTCATGTGCTGCTGGCCTGCGGTAAAATCGCTGAGGAGGCGCATGGTTCGCTCCGTTTCAGCCTTGGAAAATCCACTGAAGTTGAAGATATAGACACGGTTGTGGAAGCCTTACCCCGGATCGTAAACAAATTGAGAGCCATGTCGCCGTTAACCCCGCGAGCGGCTCATTAG
- the cysK gene encoding cysteine synthase A: protein MTFRSKSFPVLTRGIAADITETIGNTPLVRLNRVTAGVGTVVVAKLESFNPLHSVKDRIGVAMITDAEASGHLKPGGTMVEPTSGNTGIALAFTAAAKGYHLILTMPETFSMERRQLMAILGAEIVLTPGAEGMGGAIRRAQEIADTNPDYFMPQQFKNPANPEIHRLTTADEIWRDTEGRVDALVAGVGTGGTITGVAEELKKRKSSFKAYAVEPAASPVLSGGKPGPHKIQGIGAGFVPQVLRTDLIDEIIQVSNENAGVMARRLAREEGILAGISSGAATWAAVELSKRPEMKGKLIVVVLPDTGERYLSTWLFQEVYPTRPVV from the coding sequence ATGACTTTCAGGAGCAAAAGCTTTCCGGTTCTTACCCGAGGCATCGCTGCCGATATCACCGAGACCATCGGCAACACGCCTCTGGTCCGCCTTAACAGGGTGACCGCTGGCGTTGGGACAGTAGTCGTCGCCAAGTTAGAATCCTTCAACCCGCTCCATTCCGTCAAAGATCGCATTGGAGTGGCCATGATTACCGACGCCGAAGCATCCGGCCATTTGAAGCCCGGCGGCACAATGGTGGAACCAACTTCTGGAAACACTGGAATTGCTCTGGCTTTCACTGCTGCCGCAAAGGGTTATCACCTTATCCTGACCATGCCTGAGACATTCTCTATGGAACGCCGCCAACTCATGGCCATCCTGGGAGCGGAGATCGTACTGACTCCAGGCGCTGAAGGTATGGGTGGCGCTATCAGGCGTGCCCAGGAGATTGCCGATACCAACCCCGATTATTTCATGCCTCAACAGTTTAAAAACCCGGCGAACCCCGAAATCCACCGACTGACCACTGCGGATGAGATCTGGCGAGATACGGAGGGGCGGGTCGATGCTCTGGTCGCTGGCGTCGGCACCGGTGGAACGATCACCGGCGTCGCCGAAGAATTGAAGAAACGCAAGTCTTCTTTCAAAGCGTACGCCGTGGAACCGGCGGCTTCGCCGGTATTGTCGGGCGGCAAACCCGGCCCGCACAAGATCCAGGGTATCGGCGCTGGTTTCGTGCCTCAGGTTTTGAGAACCGATCTTATCGATGAGATAATTCAGGTATCAAATGAGAATGCCGGTGTCATGGCTCGCCGCCTGGCGCGCGAAGAGGGCATCCTGGCCGGCATCTCCTCCGGCGCCGCTACTTGGGCGGCGGTGGAACTGTCCAAGCGGCCGGAGATGAAAGGCAAACTCATCGTCGTGGTGCTGCCGGATACCGGCGAACGCTATTTGTCCACGTGGCTTTTCCAGGAAGTTTATCCCACTCGACCAGTGGTGTAA
- the metW gene encoding methionine biosynthesis protein MetW, with product MSAITKDHEVIAGLITPGSSVLDLGCGEGELMAYLAERRQVKVRGVEIAEPAIYSCVGRGLSVSHQDIDNGLSDYGDKSFDCVILNQCLQQVKSPQTVLAEAVRVGKKAIVGVSNFAHISARWQLGVVGRAPVTPALPFQWFDSPNLHFLSLSDFHNYCRDNGIMIEKVIYLNKESKVRLLPNIFAQTGIFLISNKKIENA from the coding sequence ATGAGCGCTATTACGAAAGACCATGAGGTTATCGCCGGACTCATAACCCCCGGATCGAGTGTGCTTGATCTGGGCTGCGGCGAGGGTGAACTCATGGCCTATCTCGCGGAGCGGCGGCAAGTCAAAGTCCGAGGCGTCGAAATTGCCGAACCCGCCATCTACAGTTGTGTCGGCCGCGGCCTATCGGTATCTCACCAGGATATCGATAACGGATTATCCGACTACGGTGATAAGTCCTTCGACTGTGTCATCCTCAACCAATGCCTGCAGCAGGTTAAATCGCCGCAGACGGTGTTAGCCGAGGCGGTCAGGGTGGGTAAAAAAGCCATTGTCGGGGTGTCGAATTTCGCCCACATATCGGCTCGGTGGCAACTCGGTGTCGTCGGGCGGGCACCCGTAACACCTGCGCTACCCTTCCAGTGGTTCGATTCCCCTAACCTTCATTTTTTGTCCCTTTCGGATTTTCACAACTATTGCAGAGATAATGGCATCATGATTGAAAAAGTAATCTATCTGAATAAGGAATCGAAAGTCCGGTTGCTACCTAACATTTTCGCCCAGACCGGCATCTTTCTAATTTCAAATAAAAAAATAGAAAACGCATAA
- the metX gene encoding homoserine O-acetyltransferase MetX encodes MMDTETKGLGTTQTEHLDLARLELESGEVIAPVTLAYETYGKLNPDKSNAVVICHALTGDAHIAGVNAKTGMTGWWDSMVGPGKAFDTDHYFVICSNVIGGCQGSTGPLSPNPATREPYGLDFPIITIGDMVAAQAKLVEHLGIERLLSVAGGSMGGMQALSWAVKFPKHVNSIIAIATTAKHSPQQIAFNEVGRQAILSDPHFNDGKYYGGKLPERGLATARMVGHITYMSDESMAEKFGRRFREATSGQKFAADFEVAGYLQYKGDNFVKRFDANSYLYITRAVDLFDLAGDQELPAALTPSRRAPFLVLAFKSDWLYPSYQSRELVRGCKLAGVDVTYCEINSTYGHDAFLLEVAEETHLIRHFLRKVSSGITAKV; translated from the coding sequence ATGATGGACACAGAAACAAAAGGACTGGGAACAACCCAGACTGAACATTTAGACCTCGCCCGGCTTGAACTTGAGTCGGGCGAGGTGATCGCACCGGTAACGCTGGCTTATGAGACCTACGGCAAACTAAATCCTGACAAGTCCAACGCGGTGGTCATTTGCCACGCACTCACCGGCGATGCCCATATCGCGGGTGTGAATGCTAAGACCGGGATGACTGGTTGGTGGGATTCAATGGTCGGACCGGGCAAAGCATTCGATACCGATCACTACTTCGTCATCTGCTCCAATGTTATCGGCGGTTGCCAGGGATCGACCGGGCCGTTGTCTCCCAACCCAGCTACCCGCGAGCCGTATGGCTTGGACTTCCCAATCATTACGATTGGCGACATGGTGGCAGCCCAGGCAAAACTTGTTGAGCACCTTGGTATCGAACGACTTCTGAGTGTCGCTGGCGGCAGCATGGGCGGCATGCAAGCCCTTTCTTGGGCTGTAAAATTCCCGAAACACGTCAATTCAATCATCGCCATCGCCACCACCGCTAAACACTCACCCCAGCAGATCGCCTTCAATGAAGTGGGACGGCAGGCAATTCTTTCCGATCCACACTTCAACGACGGCAAGTACTACGGCGGTAAACTGCCGGAGCGCGGGTTGGCGACGGCGCGGATGGTCGGCCACATTACTTATATGAGTGATGAATCCATGGCCGAGAAATTCGGGCGACGGTTCCGTGAAGCGACATCAGGCCAAAAATTCGCCGCCGATTTCGAGGTTGCGGGTTATCTTCAATACAAGGGTGATAATTTCGTAAAACGTTTTGATGCCAACTCTTACCTCTATATTACCCGCGCCGTAGACCTTTTCGATCTAGCTGGAGACCAGGAACTTCCGGCGGCACTTACCCCATCTCGCCGCGCCCCATTCCTGGTCCTGGCTTTCAAGAGCGATTGGTTATACCCCTCCTATCAATCTCGAGAACTGGTGCGCGGCTGCAAACTGGCAGGTGTCGATGTTACTTATTGCGAGATCAATTCCACCTACGGCCACGACGCCTTCCTCCTGGAGGTTGCTGAAGAAACCCACCTTATCCGCCATTTCTTGCGCAAGGTATCGAGCGGGATAACAGCAAAGGTTTAA
- a CDS encoding O-acetylhomoserine aminocarboxypropyltransferase/cysteine synthase family protein, with protein sequence MSAFKLDTIVVHAGQETPDPATGARAVPIYQTTSYVFKDSDHAANLFALKEFGNIYTRIMNPTTDVFERRIAAIENGVGALAVASGQAAETLALLNITRPGDEIVSLNNLYGGTYELLHYTFPKLGRQVKFVPSGNSEAIKKAITSKTRAIYAETIGNPKLDVPDFAAIAKIAHDAGIPFVVDNTVGVGIVRPLELGADIVVASATKYIGGHGTSIGGVIVDGGKFNWDNGKFPDFTEPDPTYHGLKFWDVFGNFPGMGNVAFIIKARVQLLRDIGASLSPFNAFQFLQGIETLTLRQERHCENALKVAKYLSSHPSVAWVNYPGLPTNPNYSLAHKYLGDKFGGLVGFGIKGGLESGRKFINSVKLLSHLANIGDSKSLVIHPASTTHQQLTAEEQAATGVSPDYIRLSVGIEHIDDILEDIDQALKQAAA encoded by the coding sequence TTGAGCGCTTTTAAACTGGACACTATTGTCGTCCATGCGGGTCAGGAAACTCCAGATCCAGCCACCGGTGCCCGTGCCGTGCCCATCTACCAAACAACTTCATATGTCTTTAAAGATTCGGATCATGCCGCCAACCTCTTTGCTCTCAAAGAGTTCGGTAATATCTATACCCGCATCATGAACCCCACGACAGACGTCTTCGAAAGGCGGATCGCTGCCATCGAAAACGGTGTCGGCGCGTTGGCAGTAGCTTCAGGTCAAGCCGCCGAAACGTTGGCTCTCCTAAACATCACCCGCCCCGGTGACGAGATCGTTTCGCTCAACAACCTTTATGGCGGAACCTATGAGCTTCTGCATTACACCTTTCCCAAACTGGGGCGCCAAGTCAAATTCGTGCCTTCAGGCAACTCAGAGGCGATCAAAAAAGCAATTACTTCAAAAACCCGCGCCATTTACGCAGAAACCATCGGCAACCCCAAACTAGACGTGCCGGATTTTGCTGCCATCGCAAAAATTGCTCACGACGCGGGAATCCCCTTTGTTGTGGACAACACCGTCGGCGTCGGCATCGTCCGACCATTGGAACTAGGCGCTGATATCGTAGTTGCCTCGGCCACGAAATATATCGGCGGCCATGGTACTTCTATCGGCGGAGTCATTGTCGACGGAGGTAAATTCAATTGGGACAACGGCAAGTTCCCGGATTTCACCGAGCCGGATCCCACTTATCACGGACTTAAGTTTTGGGATGTGTTCGGCAATTTCCCCGGCATGGGTAACGTGGCCTTCATCATCAAAGCCCGCGTCCAACTTTTAAGGGATATCGGCGCGTCACTATCTCCTTTCAATGCATTCCAATTTCTGCAGGGGATAGAAACCCTGACGCTGCGGCAGGAAAGACATTGCGAGAATGCCCTTAAGGTGGCGAAATATCTTTCGTCTCACCCTTCGGTGGCATGGGTAAATTATCCTGGCCTGCCGACCAATCCAAACTATTCGCTGGCTCACAAATACCTCGGCGACAAATTCGGCGGACTGGTTGGCTTCGGCATTAAAGGCGGATTAGAATCTGGACGCAAGTTCATAAACTCAGTAAAGCTGCTTTCTCATTTGGCCAACATCGGCGATTCTAAAAGCTTAGTCATCCACCCTGCATCCACAACACACCAACAACTCACCGCCGAAGAGCAGGCTGCCACCGGCGTCAGCCCGGACTATATCCGGCTGTCGGTAGGTATCGAACACATCGACGACATTCTGGAAGACATCGACCAGGCGCTTAAACAGGCGGCAGCCTAA
- a CDS encoding RrF2 family transcriptional regulator has translation MKLGTKARYGTRALLDLAQHYGDEVVPLKDIARRQQISLPYLEQLVGPLVDSRLIQSVRGNHGGLKLAKPPESIRLSEVVCLLEGPIEPVYCIHSPDKCNRSQFCATRDVWDDVGKAVTSVLDQTTLADLVSRQQAKMSPSTDMYYI, from the coding sequence ATGAAACTTGGCACTAAGGCCCGATACGGTACCCGAGCTCTGCTTGACCTGGCTCAACACTACGGCGATGAAGTAGTTCCGTTAAAAGACATAGCCAGAAGGCAACAGATTTCATTACCTTACCTCGAACAGCTTGTTGGGCCGCTGGTCGACTCGAGATTGATTCAATCCGTCCGTGGCAACCACGGAGGTCTTAAACTTGCGAAGCCGCCGGAGTCTATCCGGCTGAGTGAGGTGGTCTGCCTGCTGGAAGGCCCCATCGAGCCGGTGTACTGCATTCACAGCCCCGACAAATGCAACCGGTCCCAATTTTGCGCCACCAGAGATGTGTGGGACGACGTGGGCAAGGCTGTAACCTCGGTGCTGGATCAGACGACACTGGCCGATCTGGTGAGCCGCCAGCAGGCGAAGATGTCTCCTTCTACTGACATGTATTACATCTAA